From the genome of Desulfobotulus pelophilus, one region includes:
- a CDS encoding flagellar hook-basal body complex protein, which yields MSLTSSLYTGTSGLTNMGNAMQVIGDNISNVNTVGFKGSRYTFADVLNQTVGTQSGSAQVGRGMALGSVDNLHNQGSFESTGNTTDLSIGGNGFFVVRHPASNQEYYTRAGNFNFDKDGKLVTPEGMIVQGWKLDPDTGDDMGAMTNIIMQSFTSPPKQTSEITAITNLDADAVSQSTVLSNAWDATKQPPLPPNSYEYQTVVKAYDALGSTHDITIYYDKKSGSEWEYIITMNPGEDKRLGVQGTPGQGILARGTILFNESDGSIADMTMEEYTGRIGNVRTEGVNRYDDLTFVLNSTEPMDFDGFDFHVEYDGDRWQFQNLPAAYPNAEIIYSDARRIEIVLNRNPADTAPEPDMVIRLASNAVATDSLKFDINKPRDAHVQNVTGLTYRGDTGNDNTTLTINDPGVMTRDMEGMNLVWNPRGGVDGRGEWYMSNPSEQNVTGQNYGGMAAVDGASETVLNPAVLNQYAAGMQVEWDAVEGWVWRSSSGTASVGAASTAGELTVHNAMVLNRAAVITVPEAAYNDAALTTGWQVLPFAGVAALADYPAAQIRRDGDRVQIDLDGNGTADISFTPEDPADFGGNDIVFSITASPPREYPNARILNDTPLDPGRLAISFDGNNNPDVVWSFEDAGGAPAAAGAGETFTFSLDPRTTPEGYPNAVIRGDKDRVYIDLDGSGGDNDREDIVFTFTEPMRHGANVENSVISFDIQGGTSWRQLGTRDINNAGYYEFTADFLGSAGRMATDGTYRTTEQKIAFNIGTSFDGLNFINSSLTTTQYARTSSTIYQTADGYGAGDLEGVNVSADGVMTGMYSNGQLIPLYRVGLAKFLNNQGLYKEGGNLYRETRDSGSAITGRPGSNGLGKLSPNSLEMSNVDIGDEFVRMITTQRGFQANSKTVTTVDAMLETVIQMKR from the coding sequence ATGTCCCTCACCAGTTCTCTCTATACCGGAACCAGTGGTCTGACCAACATGGGTAATGCCATGCAGGTAATTGGTGATAATATTTCCAACGTCAACACTGTGGGTTTCAAGGGAAGCCGTTATACCTTTGCCGATGTTCTGAACCAGACCGTGGGGACTCAGTCCGGATCCGCCCAGGTGGGCCGGGGCATGGCCCTGGGCAGCGTGGATAATTTGCACAATCAGGGTTCCTTTGAATCAACGGGGAATACCACGGACCTTTCCATCGGCGGGAACGGCTTTTTTGTGGTGCGTCACCCTGCCAGTAATCAGGAATATTATACCCGGGCGGGGAACTTTAACTTTGATAAAGACGGCAAGCTCGTAACTCCGGAGGGCATGATTGTTCAGGGCTGGAAGCTGGATCCGGATACGGGTGATGATATGGGAGCCATGACCAATATCATCATGCAGTCTTTCACGTCTCCGCCGAAACAGACGTCAGAAATTACGGCCATTACCAACCTGGATGCGGATGCCGTCAGCCAGTCTACCGTACTGTCCAATGCCTGGGATGCAACGAAGCAGCCGCCTCTCCCCCCGAACAGTTATGAGTACCAGACCGTGGTCAAAGCCTATGATGCCTTGGGCAGCACCCATGATATTACAATCTACTATGACAAAAAGTCCGGTTCGGAATGGGAATACATCATCACCATGAACCCCGGTGAAGACAAGCGGCTGGGAGTACAGGGCACGCCGGGACAGGGGATTCTGGCCAGAGGTACCATCCTTTTCAATGAGTCCGACGGGTCCATAGCCGACATGACCATGGAGGAATATACGGGCCGTATCGGCAATGTGCGTACCGAAGGGGTGAACCGCTACGATGATCTCACCTTTGTGCTCAATTCAACGGAACCCATGGATTTTGATGGATTTGATTTTCATGTGGAATATGACGGTGACCGCTGGCAGTTTCAGAACCTTCCGGCTGCCTATCCCAATGCGGAAATTATTTATTCTGATGCCCGGCGCATCGAGATTGTTCTGAACCGGAACCCTGCGGATACGGCTCCGGAACCGGATATGGTAATCCGCCTTGCTTCCAATGCCGTGGCCACGGATTCCCTGAAATTTGACATTAATAAGCCCAGAGACGCCCATGTGCAGAATGTTACGGGGCTTACCTACCGGGGTGATACGGGCAACGACAATACCACCCTCACCATTAATGATCCCGGTGTCATGACAAGGGACATGGAGGGGATGAATCTGGTCTGGAATCCCAGAGGCGGTGTGGACGGACGGGGCGAGTGGTACATGAGTAACCCCAGCGAACAAAACGTGACCGGCCAGAACTATGGCGGTATGGCTGCTGTTGACGGTGCCAGTGAGACCGTGCTGAATCCTGCGGTGCTGAATCAGTATGCGGCAGGCATGCAGGTGGAGTGGGATGCTGTTGAAGGCTGGGTCTGGAGAAGCTCCAGCGGTACGGCCAGTGTTGGCGCGGCCAGTACGGCAGGGGAGCTTACGGTTCATAATGCCATGGTTCTGAACAGAGCGGCGGTGATAACCGTTCCTGAGGCTGCCTATAATGATGCTGCATTGACAACGGGGTGGCAAGTACTTCCATTCGCTGGTGTTGCAGCCTTGGCGGATTATCCCGCTGCACAGATACGGAGGGATGGCGACAGGGTACAGATTGATCTGGACGGAAACGGCACGGCGGATATCAGCTTCACTCCGGAGGATCCGGCTGATTTTGGTGGTAATGACATTGTTTTTTCCATAACGGCCAGTCCTCCCAGAGAATACCCCAATGCAAGGATTCTGAATGATACGCCGTTGGATCCCGGCAGATTGGCCATCAGCTTTGATGGCAACAACAACCCGGATGTGGTCTGGAGTTTTGAGGATGCAGGCGGTGCACCGGCGGCAGCTGGGGCCGGGGAGACCTTTACGTTCTCACTCGACCCCCGAACCACACCGGAGGGCTATCCCAATGCGGTGATCCGGGGCGATAAGGACAGGGTCTACATAGACCTTGACGGTTCCGGCGGAGACAATGACAGGGAAGACATTGTTTTTACCTTCACAGAGCCCATGCGGCACGGGGCCAATGTGGAAAACAGTGTCATTTCCTTTGACATTCAGGGAGGTACTTCCTGGCGGCAGTTGGGTACAAGGGATATCAACAATGCGGGCTACTATGAATTTACTGCCGACTTCCTTGGCAGTGCGGGCCGCATGGCCACGGACGGAACCTACCGGACTACAGAACAAAAAATTGCGTTTAATATCGGTACCTCTTTTGACGGGCTGAACTTCATTAACTCTTCCCTCACCACAACACAGTATGCCCGGACTTCTTCCACCATTTATCAGACGGCAGACGGGTACGGGGCCGGAGATCTGGAAGGGGTGAATGTTTCCGCAGACGGGGTGATGACGGGTATGTACTCCAATGGTCAGCTGATCCCCCTCTACCGTGTGGGGCTGGCCAAGTTTCTGAACAATCAGGGGCTGTACAAGGAAGGTGGTAATTTATACAGAGAAACCCGTGACAGCGGTTCCGCCATTACGGGTCGGCCGGGTTCCAACGGCCTTGGAAAACTGTCTCCCAACTCCCTTGAAATGAGCAATGTGGATATCGGTGATGAGTTTGTAAGAATGATTACCACTCAGAGGGGTTTTCAGGCCAACTCCAAGACCGTGACAACGGTGGATGCCATGCTGGAAACCGTTATCCAGATGAAGCGTTAA
- a CDS encoding FlgD immunoglobulin-like domain containing protein → MTTSVNGNTALSNLASGYQVREDKEKDPLGREAFLTMLVAQLQNQDPLNPMEGTDFTAQLAQFSQLEATFNTNKTLEEMLKVMQAGSSKDLEAYMGKEILAEVDSIEVSQGKAVGGFYTLEETASVTINIYNEKGEQVRTIPMGQQEAGSYPVSWDARDSGDRQVLDGSYRYDVIAVGPGGISRVQTTVEGTVEGILYANGKAYLQVRGTFVDPASLLKVWEKEAAGPVISPMEYIGREVTAETAGIDFDGKILGTVPGYTLDREDEVLIEIYDSHGNLVKSMYEGTRKGGEFHEISWDGKNTYGTTVDPGVYSYRVLTKGAVADTRVTGDVTGLVYRNGIPYLNMDGHLVASGAVRSVS, encoded by the coding sequence ATGACAACTTCAGTGAATGGTAATACGGCACTGTCAAATCTGGCATCGGGGTATCAGGTCCGTGAGGACAAGGAGAAAGATCCTCTGGGAAGGGAGGCCTTTCTTACCATGCTGGTGGCTCAGCTGCAGAATCAGGACCCCCTGAACCCCATGGAAGGTACGGATTTTACTGCGCAGCTGGCCCAGTTTTCCCAGTTGGAAGCCACCTTTAATACCAATAAGACTCTCGAAGAAATGCTCAAGGTGATGCAGGCCGGTTCATCCAAGGATCTGGAAGCCTATATGGGTAAAGAAATTCTGGCGGAGGTGGATTCCATTGAGGTGTCTCAGGGTAAGGCCGTAGGGGGCTTTTATACTCTGGAAGAAACCGCTTCTGTTACCATCAATATCTATAACGAAAAAGGTGAGCAGGTTCGTACCATTCCCATGGGTCAGCAGGAAGCCGGTTCCTATCCCGTTTCATGGGATGCCCGGGATTCCGGTGACCGTCAGGTACTGGATGGCTCTTACCGGTATGATGTCATTGCCGTGGGACCGGGGGGCATCAGCCGGGTGCAGACCACCGTGGAAGGAACGGTGGAAGGTATCCTCTATGCCAATGGTAAGGCGTACCTGCAGGTGCGGGGAACCTTTGTGGATCCGGCCAGTCTTCTCAAGGTGTGGGAGAAAGAAGCAGCCGGTCCGGTAATCAGCCCCATGGAATATATTGGCAGGGAAGTGACGGCGGAAACGGCCGGTATTGATTTTGACGGTAAGATTCTTGGGACAGTGCCGGGGTATACTCTGGACCGGGAGGATGAGGTGCTGATTGAAATTTATGACAGCCATGGAAACCTTGTGAAGTCCATGTACGAGGGTACCCGGAAGGGCGGTGAGTTTCATGAGATATCCTGGGACGGTAAGAACACCTATGGCACCACCGTTGATCCCGGTGTCTACTCCTACCGGGTGCTGACCAAGGGGGCTGTGGCGGATACCCGGGTTACGGGAGATGTCACCGGTCTGGTTTACAGAAATGGTATCCCTTACCTCAATATGGATGGTCATCTGGTGGCTTCCGGAGCTGTGCGCAGCGTATCCTAG
- a CDS encoding flagellar hook-length control protein FliK, translating to MMLATPPMISQDLGLSFKAGRSEAAAEPGFSTFMDRAMEKKVADEPMLSLVSVLEGMRNQWQAFVSMGRQEVSADSEALNVLRKMILGSGLDEDSQDAMMMLLDDASGQDVSLGRLLERLHSLAEGMESFENSGDAGLALGLFPFVYTLLRDMGIPEDRIATLMDRSITEGKGFSLEGLGREWAMLRDDLTRGSLVVDAGGREEAIRVLDSLLQGLGSMSKSEMAGFSHDTAAMLERLVLSAMADQDLGRMATSRTLEFSVPAMEVAAGFLREVQPGRDPAGVTELRTTPFEKIPAAVRPVGDPGLQAWQGLEGSETDQDSRQSLDDLLGRWLELTGDRDTGDEDEDGWAALLRSRSVEKDGDRSSLGSGMGMGHGRGSEGSSVRTQAPPPPPPAYVMDQVGKKMAHAIREGQNEVSFQLKPEHLGRLHLHIETIAGGVHIRILAEKKGAHDMLLTQVAELKSQMQEQGLRVERMEVSVAPDFDTALFRERGRERQSRQARQAEERREKGAVSSVEGSAASSRTGRVWGRSDSRLDLMV from the coding sequence ATGATGCTGGCAACCCCCCCCATGATATCACAGGATTTGGGTCTTTCTTTTAAAGCAGGGAGATCAGAAGCGGCTGCAGAGCCCGGCTTTTCCACGTTCATGGATCGGGCCATGGAAAAGAAGGTGGCGGATGAACCCATGCTCTCTCTGGTATCTGTGCTCGAAGGAATGCGGAATCAGTGGCAGGCCTTTGTTTCCATGGGTCGTCAGGAGGTATCCGCAGACAGTGAAGCCCTGAATGTTTTAAGGAAGATGATATTGGGAAGTGGTTTGGATGAGGACAGTCAGGATGCCATGATGATGCTTCTGGACGATGCCAGTGGACAGGATGTGAGCCTCGGACGACTCCTTGAGAGGCTTCATTCTCTGGCGGAAGGAATGGAATCCTTTGAAAACAGCGGGGATGCCGGTCTGGCCCTTGGCTTGTTTCCTTTTGTGTATACCCTTTTGCGGGACATGGGCATTCCGGAAGACAGGATTGCCACCCTGATGGACCGGTCCATAACAGAAGGGAAGGGATTTTCTCTGGAGGGTCTGGGCCGTGAATGGGCCATGCTGCGGGATGATTTGACCCGTGGCTCCCTTGTTGTTGATGCTGGCGGCCGAGAAGAGGCCATCCGGGTGCTGGATAGTCTTTTGCAGGGTCTGGGCAGCATGAGCAAGTCGGAGATGGCTGGTTTTTCCCATGATACGGCGGCCATGCTGGAACGTCTGGTGCTTAGTGCCATGGCAGATCAGGATCTTGGCCGTATGGCTACCTCAAGAACGCTGGAGTTCAGCGTGCCGGCCATGGAGGTTGCCGCAGGATTTCTGAGGGAGGTGCAGCCCGGCCGTGATCCCGCAGGTGTGACCGAACTCCGCACAACACCCTTTGAAAAAATACCAGCTGCTGTCAGGCCCGTGGGAGATCCTGGCCTGCAGGCATGGCAGGGGCTGGAAGGCAGTGAAACGGATCAAGATTCCCGGCAGTCTCTGGATGATCTGCTGGGAAGATGGCTGGAGTTGACCGGTGACCGGGATACCGGTGACGAAGATGAGGATGGTTGGGCAGCCCTGCTCCGTTCCCGCAGCGTTGAGAAGGATGGGGATCGCAGTAGTCTGGGATCGGGCATGGGAATGGGTCATGGCCGAGGCAGTGAAGGTTCGTCCGTGAGAACTCAGGCCCCGCCGCCTCCTCCGCCTGCCTATGTCATGGATCAGGTGGGGAAAAAAATGGCCCACGCCATCCGGGAAGGCCAGAATGAAGTGAGTTTTCAGCTGAAGCCGGAGCATCTGGGACGTTTGCACCTGCATATCGAAACCATTGCAGGGGGTGTCCATATCCGTATCCTTGCGGAGAAAAAAGGTGCCCATGACATGCTCCTGACCCAGGTGGCGGAGTTGAAGAGCCAAATGCAGGAACAGGGGCTTCGGGTGGAACGCATGGAAGTAAGTGTGGCTCCGGACTTCGATACGGCCCTTTTCCGGGAACGGGGAAGGGAGAGGCAGTCCCGCCAGGCACGTCAGGCGGAAGAGCGCAGGGAGAAGGGGGCTGTTTCTTCGGTGGAAGGGAGTGCGGCATCGTCCCGCACAGGCCGGGTATGGGGAAGAAGTGATTCCCGTCTGGACCTGATGGTGTGA
- a CDS encoding PKD domain-containing protein yields MKQSPSFLRSICMLAIMALGFALIVATGDSDSSNPTTPPGPQPALPPDVSIINPQTASLFQETDTITFVAQATDSIDGPLSGVALKWYSSREDYLGFGSSLTNVEFRKTGTHTITLIAENRQGVKNTASIDIAINPYNNTPPTASIVQPADGESFQLGSLIVFHGEGNDTEDGPLSGAQLVWTSSKDKQIGTGPSFTSTSLSSGTHTITLVAKDSQDIPSRPAYVTIHINNTPPVAEIQSPADGSTFSVQHSILFRGRALDAEEGYLQSDQLQWYSTIDGNLGTGQTFHKNNLSPGIHTISLVATDKDGATDMDEIQLTITP; encoded by the coding sequence ATGAAACAATCCCCCTCTTTTCTTCGATCTATTTGCATGCTTGCGATAATGGCCCTCGGCTTTGCTCTTATTGTAGCGACAGGAGACAGCGACTCTTCCAACCCGACAACACCGCCGGGACCGCAGCCAGCCCTCCCCCCTGACGTAAGCATCATCAACCCGCAAACCGCTTCTCTTTTTCAGGAAACGGACACCATTACCTTTGTTGCTCAGGCCACAGACTCCATAGACGGACCTCTTTCCGGAGTAGCCCTCAAATGGTATTCTTCCCGTGAAGACTACCTGGGCTTCGGCTCCTCCCTGACCAATGTGGAATTCAGAAAAACAGGCACCCATACCATCACGCTGATAGCGGAAAACAGGCAGGGTGTGAAAAATACCGCATCCATTGATATTGCCATCAATCCTTACAACAACACCCCACCCACGGCATCCATTGTGCAACCCGCCGACGGGGAAAGCTTCCAGCTCGGAAGTCTCATTGTTTTCCACGGAGAAGGCAATGACACCGAAGACGGTCCCTTGAGCGGTGCCCAGCTCGTGTGGACTTCCAGCAAAGACAAACAGATCGGTACGGGTCCAAGCTTTACAAGCACCAGCCTGTCTTCGGGAACCCACACCATCACCCTGGTAGCCAAAGACAGCCAAGACATTCCCAGCAGGCCAGCTTACGTGACCATTCACATCAACAACACCCCACCCGTAGCCGAAATACAAAGCCCTGCGGATGGCAGTACTTTCAGCGTTCAACACAGCATTCTTTTTAGGGGCAGGGCATTGGATGCGGAAGAAGGATACCTCCAGTCAGATCAGCTCCAGTGGTATTCCACCATAGATGGCAACCTCGGAACGGGCCAAACCTTTCACAAAAACAACCTGAGCCCCGGCATCCATACCATCTCACTGGTAGCAACGGATAAAGACGGAGCCACAGATATGGATGAAATCCAGCTTACCATAACCCCTTAG
- a CDS encoding PKD domain-containing protein: MARFYRTFFLAITLLLSLTPAQTMAADPVVTISTPADGSQIIAGSYVSFLGSAVIAPGQTITEYQWASSRDGVLSSLQTFGTQNLSPGLHTITLLIRDDAGKIGTHTITLTIINTAPQAHITQPDDGAFFFVRQHIRFEGYGDDAEDGRITNDDLRWVSDRNGFLGTGPTLDIGNLTAGHHTISLTAMDSHGMISPAARIQIEVRNEPPVAVIHAPADGSSFNLGEAITLSGSAHDPEDGPLTGSDLSWSSSKDGTIGTGEELRNVTLSSGEHHITLTARDKDGKTGNDTITIIAGNHPPVAEILSPGDGQHFMAGETIEFRGQGTDREDGLLPDIQMVWTSGRDGEIGTGRSFETNTLSDGRHDIRLTVKDKDGGSHTAQISITCGNTPPSIPVIYRPLPDAVFEKGETVVFYGTAQDTEDGNLSGSSLTWQSNNGGQITNLGSGNSFSTNSLASGDHSISLKATDSGGASSTQTVNVTVKEMKADIPRPQLRQGLMQPVSIQGGTGPYRIAIRHPQLLSCQVSRETANSLSLNLTGLSSGSTTLTITDSIRNTVTLQVLIISQTSPQPVAKARIWPASGYSGEKFQLSAEGSTGSDAAIQEYIWTQTQGPPVFLLPGTGMTTRFMAPPVSMNTTLGFQILVRDANGLEATHKIHVTISPSSVSMPGIPDNTIPIRSIPGPPVAIMQTPGLTDFSVHDPDDIRDMNNRPPNLPYGLFRMAMEAGHGETAKFILYLPEPAPRGSSWMKYHPVRGWVDFDRHLISAGQGDGAVFNHARDQVFIYITDNGPWDTNPAPGIVEDPSGLALPVTAPPSSGDTAGSGGGGGCFMSSIFFPE; encoded by the coding sequence ATGGCCCGGTTTTACCGTACTTTTTTTCTGGCCATAACGCTTTTACTTTCTTTGACTCCCGCCCAGACCATGGCAGCCGACCCTGTCGTTACCATCTCAACTCCAGCTGATGGAAGCCAGATAATTGCGGGCAGCTATGTTTCTTTTCTGGGAAGCGCCGTCATCGCACCGGGCCAGACCATTACAGAGTACCAGTGGGCCTCCTCCAGAGACGGTGTTCTTTCTTCCCTGCAGACCTTCGGCACCCAGAACCTCTCTCCGGGGCTCCACACCATCACCCTGCTGATCCGCGATGATGCCGGAAAAATAGGAACCCACACCATCACCCTCACAATCATCAACACAGCACCTCAGGCCCATATCACCCAACCCGATGACGGTGCCTTCTTTTTTGTTCGGCAGCACATCCGTTTTGAAGGATATGGTGACGATGCGGAAGATGGCCGGATAACCAACGATGACCTCCGCTGGGTTTCGGACAGAAATGGATTTCTCGGCACCGGTCCAACCCTGGATATCGGCAACCTTACCGCAGGACATCACACCATCTCCCTTACCGCCATGGACAGTCACGGCATGATCAGTCCAGCAGCAAGGATTCAGATAGAAGTCCGGAATGAACCTCCTGTGGCTGTCATTCATGCCCCGGCCGATGGGAGCTCCTTCAACCTTGGGGAAGCCATCACCTTAAGCGGCTCTGCCCATGACCCTGAAGACGGACCACTTACGGGCAGTGATCTCAGCTGGTCATCCAGCAAGGACGGAACCATAGGAACCGGTGAAGAACTCAGGAATGTGACCCTGTCTTCCGGGGAACACCACATTACGCTGACAGCCCGGGATAAGGATGGAAAAACAGGAAACGACACCATTACCATCATTGCAGGGAATCATCCGCCCGTGGCCGAAATACTGAGCCCCGGGGACGGGCAGCACTTCATGGCCGGAGAGACCATTGAGTTTCGGGGGCAGGGAACGGACAGAGAGGATGGGCTCCTTCCGGACATCCAGATGGTGTGGACCTCCGGCAGAGACGGTGAAATCGGTACAGGGCGCAGCTTCGAAACAAACACCCTCAGCGATGGTCGCCATGACATCCGCCTTACGGTAAAAGATAAAGATGGCGGCAGTCATACGGCGCAGATTTCCATCACCTGCGGCAATACCCCTCCCTCCATACCCGTTATTTACCGCCCCTTACCGGATGCGGTTTTTGAAAAGGGAGAAACGGTAGTCTTCTACGGCACAGCGCAAGACACAGAGGATGGCAATCTTTCGGGCAGCTCCCTTACATGGCAAAGTAACAATGGGGGACAGATCACAAATCTGGGAAGCGGCAACTCCTTTTCCACTAACTCCCTTGCCAGCGGCGATCACAGCATCAGCCTGAAAGCCACCGACAGCGGTGGAGCCAGCAGCACACAGACCGTCAACGTAACCGTTAAAGAAATGAAAGCGGATATTCCGCGTCCCCAGCTGCGCCAGGGCCTGATGCAGCCCGTTAGCATTCAGGGAGGCACAGGGCCATACAGAATAGCCATTCGGCACCCCCAGCTTCTATCCTGTCAGGTCTCCCGGGAAACGGCCAACAGCCTATCCCTCAACCTCACCGGCCTGTCTTCCGGCAGCACCACGCTGACCATAACCGACAGCATCCGGAATACTGTTACCCTGCAAGTCCTTATCATCTCCCAAACAAGCCCCCAGCCGGTGGCAAAGGCCCGCATATGGCCTGCCAGCGGTTATTCCGGAGAAAAATTTCAGCTTTCAGCTGAAGGTTCCACAGGTTCTGATGCGGCCATACAAGAATATATTTGGACCCAAACCCAGGGGCCACCTGTCTTTCTTCTTCCGGGAACGGGCATGACAACCCGTTTTATGGCTCCCCCTGTATCCATGAACACAACTCTGGGCTTCCAGATCCTTGTTCGTGATGCTAACGGACTGGAGGCAACCCATAAAATCCACGTGACCATCAGCCCGTCCAGTGTCAGCATGCCCGGCATTCCCGATAATACCATCCCGATCCGCTCCATTCCCGGACCTCCGGTGGCCATCATGCAGACACCCGGCCTCACGGATTTCAGCGTCCATGACCCGGACGACATACGGGATATGAACAACCGCCCCCCAAACCTGCCCTACGGTCTTTTCCGCATGGCCATGGAAGCAGGGCATGGGGAAACAGCCAAGTTCATCCTTTACCTTCCAGAGCCAGCACCACGGGGAAGTTCATGGATGAAATACCATCCTGTAAGAGGCTGGGTGGATTTTGACCGCCACCTGATTTCAGCCGGGCAGGGAGACGGGGCCGTTTTCAACCATGCCAGAGATCAGGTATTTATCTATATTACAGATAACGGACCATGGGATACAAACCCCGCCCCCGGCATTGTAGAAGATCCTTCCGGGCTTGCCCTTCCCGTAACAGCCCCCCCCTCTTCCGGTGACACGGCAGGCTCCGGGGGTGGCGGCGGGTGCTTTATGAGCTCCATTTTCTTCCCTGAATGA
- a CDS encoding MotE family protein yields MSMRMGWWFPLGMWACLLLVVPDGGFVRAEEREAIVVELEGMAARREAIRKEAEALDEERRRLNQLRREVEEEIERLQELNRQVEEGLERLSRKRSEAERRVEAEEAAKIEQLARFYSGMRPNQAGPVFDAMDPGVARDIFRAMRPAAAANILGRMDPGKAAVISQKMAERDVRVKE; encoded by the coding sequence ATGAGCATGCGAATGGGCTGGTGGTTCCCTTTGGGAATGTGGGCATGCCTGCTGCTGGTTGTTCCGGACGGTGGTTTCGTTCGGGCAGAGGAGAGGGAAGCCATTGTTGTGGAGCTGGAAGGCATGGCTGCGCGGCGGGAAGCCATCCGGAAAGAAGCCGAAGCTCTGGATGAAGAGCGCAGGCGACTGAACCAGTTGCGCAGGGAAGTGGAAGAAGAAATTGAGCGCCTGCAGGAGCTGAACCGGCAGGTGGAAGAAGGGCTTGAGCGTCTCAGCCGGAAGCGCAGTGAGGCGGAGCGCCGGGTGGAGGCCGAAGAGGCGGCAAAAATTGAACAGCTGGCCCGTTTTTATTCGGGTATGCGGCCCAATCAGGCAGGCCCTGTTTTTGATGCCATGGATCCCGGGGTGGCACGGGATATTTTTCGGGCCATGAGACCGGCGGCGGCGGCCAATATTCTTGGCCGCATGGATCCGGGCAAGGCGGCGGTGATCAGTCAGAAAATGGCGGAAAGGGACGTGCGGGTAAAGGAGTAG
- a CDS encoding flagellar export protein FliJ — protein MKRFVFRMEALLRYRHFQVQEALQSLLAVQRLLEECEASMQALKEDQEAGGLALERETMEGISGERFRIHTEYLADMVIRMEKLEDRKKRILYRIREKQKALDKARMAEKALENLKERRSEEYRQEMDLLQQKEADDMISIRKVREDRS, from the coding sequence ATGAAGCGTTTTGTTTTTCGTATGGAAGCCCTTCTCCGGTACCGGCATTTTCAGGTGCAGGAGGCTTTGCAGTCTCTTTTGGCCGTGCAGCGACTTCTGGAGGAGTGTGAAGCTTCCATGCAGGCCCTGAAGGAAGATCAGGAGGCCGGAGGGCTTGCCTTGGAAAGGGAAACCATGGAAGGGATTTCCGGTGAACGTTTCCGCATCCATACCGAATATCTGGCGGATATGGTCATACGCATGGAGAAGCTGGAGGACAGGAAAAAAAGGATTCTTTATCGGATTCGGGAAAAACAGAAGGCGCTGGATAAGGCGCGCATGGCGGAAAAAGCTCTGGAAAATCTGAAGGAGCGGCGAAGCGAAGAATACAGGCAGGAAATGGATCTCCTGCAGCAGAAAGAGGCCGATGATATGATTTCCATCCGGAAGGTGAGGGAGGACAGGTCATGA